A stretch of DNA from Streptomyces rubradiris:
ACGGTCTTCTCGATGATCGCCACCCTGCTCATCACCCAGTTCGTGGCGCACTCGCTGACCATGCCGCTGGACGAGATGAACACGGTGGCCCGCTCCATATCGCAGGGCGACTACACGCGCCGGGTGCGGGAGAACCGCCGCGACGAACTCGGCGACCTGGCGCAGACGATCAACGTCATGGCCGACGAGCTGGAGGCCCAGGACAACCAGCGCAAGGAGCTGGTGGCGAACGTCTCGCACGAGCTGCGCACCCCGATCGCCGGGCTGCGCGCGGTGCTGGAGAACATCGTCGACGGGGTCACCGAGGCCGATCCGGAGACCATGCGGACGGCCCTGAAGCAGACCGAGCGGCTGGGCCGCCTGGTGGAGACCCTGCTGGACCTGTCCCGGCTGGACAACGGCGTGGTGCCGCTGAAGGCGCGCCGGTTCGAGGTGTGGCCGTACCTGTCGGGCGTGCTGAAGGAGGCCAACATGGTCGCCTCCGTGCGCGCGGGCATCGCCTCCGGCTCGGGCAGCCACACCCGCACCGACGTCCATCTGCACCTGGACGTCTCGCCGCCGGAGCTGACCGCCCACGCGGACCCCGAGCGCATCCACCAGGTCGTCGCCAACCTGATCGACAACGCGGTCAAACACAGCCCGCCGCACGGCCGGGTGACCGTGAAGGCGCGGCGCGGGCCGCAGCCGGAGTCACTGGTGCTGGAGGTCCTGGACGAGGGCCCGGGCATCCCCCGGTCCGAGTGGCACCGGGTGTTCGAGCGGTTCAACCGGGGCGCGGTCACCCGGCCGCACGGCCCGGGCAGCGACGGCGGCACCGGGCTCGGCCTGGCGATCGCCCGGTGGGCGGTGGATCTGCACGGCGGCCGGATCGGGGTGGCCGAATCCGAGCGTGGCTGCCGGATCATCGTCACTCTTCCGGGACTGACTTCCCTGACGAGTTGACGTAGGGTCCGAACCGGAAGCACAAGATCCACGACGGTCCCCGGCGGGTTCGCGCGGCAGGACACGTGTGATCGGCGCAGGCCCGGGCACCCGCCTGACGACGGCGGCGGCGGGCCCCGCCGGTGCACCCTCTCACCTGCGGAACCACGCTTGTTTCCCGCCATATCAAGCCCCGAAACAAGATTTCCGATGTGACTTACGCGACGATGACCTTGCCCGACCTGACCTTCCCGGCCATGGAGGCGTAGCCTTTATTCCCGCTGTCCATCACCTTGTGAAGCGGAAGAGGGCGGTTGCCGCCGTGTCGCCACAGTCCCCCAGTAACTCATCGAGTCTCTCCACCGACGACCAAGCCGGGAAGAACCCCGCAGCCGCGTTCGGTGCGAACGAATGGCTCGTCGACGAGATCTATCAGCAGTACCTCCAGGACCCGAACTCCGTAGACCGCGCCTGGTGGGACTTCTTCGCCGATTACAAGCCGGGGGCTCCTGCCACCCCGGCCCCGGCGGGTGCCGCGGCCACCGGGTCCGCGCAGACCACCACGGCCCCGCAGGCACCCGCGGCCCCGGCCCCCCAGGCCGCCGCCCCGGCCCCGAAGCCCGCCGCGGCCCCCGCTCAGGCCCCGGCCCCCGCGGCTCCCGCCGCCCCCGCGGCGAAGGCCGCCCCGGCCAAGCCGGCGCAACCCGCACAGGCGCCCGCTCAGCCGAAGCCCAAGGCCGAACCGGCGAAGGAGGCCCCCGAGGGCCCCGAGCTGGTCACGCTGCGCGGCCCGTCCGCCGCCGTGGCGAAGAACATGGACGCCTCGCTGGAGATGCCGACCGCCACCTCGGTCCGCGCCGTCCCGGTGAAGCTGCTGTTCGACAACCGGATCGTCATCAACAACCACCTCAAGCGCGCCCGCGGCGGGAAGATCTCCTTCACGCACATCATCGGGTACGCGATGGTGCAGGCCATCAAGGCCATGCCGTCGATGAACTGGTCGTACGGCATCAAGGACGGCAAGCCGACCCTGATCAAGCCGGCGCACGTCAACCTCGGCCTGGCCATCGACCTGGTCAAGCCCAACGGTGACCGCCAGCTCGTCGTCGCGGCCATCAAGAAGGCCGAGACGCTGAACTTCTTCGAGTTCTGGCAGGCCTACGAGGACATCGTCCGCCGCGCCCG
This window harbors:
- a CDS encoding ATP-binding protein, producing MSGSGRQAARRSPGALGEEPWGGVRPFSIKTKLGALVVIAVLITTGLSLVAVHTQTELRFITVFSMIATLLITQFVAHSLTMPLDEMNTVARSISQGDYTRRVRENRRDELGDLAQTINVMADELEAQDNQRKELVANVSHELRTPIAGLRAVLENIVDGVTEADPETMRTALKQTERLGRLVETLLDLSRLDNGVVPLKARRFEVWPYLSGVLKEANMVASVRAGIASGSGSHTRTDVHLHLDVSPPELTAHADPERIHQVVANLIDNAVKHSPPHGRVTVKARRGPQPESLVLEVLDEGPGIPRSEWHRVFERFNRGAVTRPHGPGSDGGTGLGLAIARWAVDLHGGRIGVAESERGCRIIVTLPGLTSLTS